A region from the Hylaeus volcanicus isolate JK05 chromosome 6, UHH_iyHylVolc1.0_haploid, whole genome shotgun sequence genome encodes:
- the LOC128877812 gene encoding nuclear hormone receptor E75-like isoform X3, with amino-acid sequence MSANAGSGDPFDGEIIDDTMNSAGSFNPIDVCEATIAVTETQNIEGHRHRNREFDGTTVLCRVCGDKASGFHYGVHSCEGCKGFFRRSIQQKIQYRPCTKNQQCSILRINRNRCQYCRLKKCIAVGMSRDAVRFGRVPKREKARILAAMQQSSHSRSQEKAVAAELEDEQRLLATVVQAHLDTCDFTRDKVAPILVRARETPNYTACPPTLACPLNPNPQPLTGQQELLQDFSKRFSPAIRGVVEFAKRIPGFSLLAQDDQVTLLKAGVFEVLLVRLACMFDAQTNSMICLNGQVLKRESIHNSSNARFLMDSMFDFAERVNSLRLSDAELGLFCSVVVIAADRPGLRNTELVERMHNKLRNALQTVLAQNHPQHPDILRELLKKIPDLRTLNTLHSEKLLAFKMTEQQQQMQAQQQHQQQQQQQTQHVINAQQPQQQHWPMEEEPPASWGSASDVTLDEAVKSPLGSVSSTESTCSGEVASLTEYHHVAPPSGHHATSAPLLAATLAGGLCPHRRRANSGSTSSGDDELHRASLSKTPQPPQCPRFRKLDSPSDSGIESGTEKPDKPASSSASSAPTSVCSSPRSEDKEVEDMPVLKRVLQAPPLYDTNSLMDEAYKPHKKFRALRQKDSAEAEPAVIVQHTQSQLHLHLTSPPARSPSNQMPPQCPQTASLLSSTHSTLARSLMEGPRMTAEQMKRTDIIHNYIMRGESSPRSPAASPSPAEQCASTTTMTARSPQGTQGLLQCATSSYSTTRWPATSVITTTTGARQQQQQQQQQQQQQHQQQQQQQQQQHQQQSSSDYLMLGNSPASSPRYLSAAATSSTSTSPRPTSSTAAKLMLSGCPSNMMELQVDIADSQQPLNLSKKSPSPSPRPLVGPCKALSLEA; translated from the exons GGATTCTTCCGGCGGAGCATTCAGCAGAAGATACAGTATCGGCCCTGCACCAAGAACCAGCAGTGCAGCATCCTGCGAATCAACAGGAACCGCTGCCAATATTGCCGTCTCAAGAAGTGCATCGCCGTCGGCATGAGTCGCGATG CGGTGCGATTCGGCCGTGTGCCCAAGCGCGAGAAGGCCAGGATTCTGGCTGCCATGCAGCAAAGCTCCCACAGCCGTTCTCAAGAGAAGGCAGTAGCCGCCGAGCTGGAGGACGAGCAACGGCTCCTCGCTACCGTTGTGCAAGCTCACCTCGACACATGCGACTTCACCAGAGACAAAGTGGCACCGATTCTCGTCCGAGCTCGCGAGACGCCCAACTACACCGCGTGTCCGCCAACCTTG GCATGCCCGCTGAACCCTAATCCGCAACCGTTGACTGGCCAGCAAGAGCTGCTCCAAGACTTCTCGAAGAGGTTCTCGCCGGCGATTCGCGGCGTGGTGGAATTCGCGAAACGCATTCCTGGCTTCAGCCTGCTGGCTCAGGACGACCAGGTCACGTTGCTCAAGGCTGGCGTGTTCGAGGTGTTGCTCGTGCGACTGGCCTGCATGTTCGACGCCCAGACGAATAGCATGATCTGTCTGAACGGCCAGGTGCTCAAACGGGAGTCCATCCACAATAGCAGCAACGCGAGATTCCTCATGGACTCGATGTTCGATTTCGCCGAGAGGGTGAACTCGCTGAGACTGTCCGACGCCGAGCTTGGTCTCTTCTGTTCCGTGGTGGTGATCGCCGCGGACAGGCCAGGGCTTCGCAACACCGAATTAGTCGAGCGTATGCACAACAAGCTGCGAAACGCTCTTCAAACCGTATTGGCTCAAAATCATCCTCAGCATCCCGATATCTTGAGGGAGCttttgaagaagatcccagaTCTGAGAACCCTGAACACCCTCCACTCGGAGAAACTGCTGGCGTTCAAGATGACCGAGCAGCAGCAGCAGATGCAGGCCCAACAGCAGcaccagcagcagcagcaacaacagaCGCAACACGTGATCAACGCTCAGCAACCGCAGCAGCAACACTGGCCCATGGAGGAGGAACCACCCGCGTCCTGGGGTTCGGCCTCAGATGTCACCCTGGACGAGGCCGTCAAGAGTCCCTTGGGCAGCGTTTCCAGCACCGAGAGCACCTGCAGCGGCGAGGTCGCCTCCCTGACGGAGTACCACCACGTCGCTCCTCCCAGCGGACATCACGCGACCAGTGCGCCCCTTTTAGCGGCCACCTTGGCGGGAGGTCTTTGTCCTCATCGTCGACGGGCGAACTCTGGCAGCACGAGCTCGGGCGACGACGAACTCCATCGCGCGTCCCTGTCCAAGACACCTCAGCCGCCCCAGTGTCCGCGATTCCGCAAGCTGGACTCTCCCAGCGACAGCGGCATCGAGTCGGGAACGGAGAAGCCCGACAAACCCGCGAGCAGCAGCGCGAGCAGCGCGCCCACCTCCGTTTGCTCCAGTCCACGATCCGAGGACAAAGAAGTCGAGGACATGCCGGTGCTGAAGCGAGTCCTTCAAGCGCCACCGCTCTACGACACCAATTCCTTGATGGACGAGGCGTACAAGCCTCACAAGAAGTTTCGCGCTCTGCGTCAGAAGGACAGCGCGGAGGCCGAGCCAGCCGTGATCGTGCAGCACACGCAATCCCAGCTGCACCTGCATCTGACCTCGCCGCCGGCGCGAAGTCCCTCCAACCAAATGCCGCCCCAGTGCCCGCAGACGGCGAGTCTGCTCAGCAGCACGCACTCCACCTTGGCGAGGAGCCTGATGGAAGGACCGCGGATGACGGCCGAGCAGATGAAGCGCACGGACATCATCCATAACTACATCATGCGCGGGGAGAGCAGCCCCAGGTCGCCAGCCGCGTCGCCATCGCCGGCGGAGCAATGCGCTTCCACAACCACGATGACCGCGCGCTCGCCCCAAGGGACCCAGGGTCTTCTTCAGTGCGCCACCAGCAGCTACTCCACGACCAGGTGGCCGGCCACATCCGTGATCACGACGACGACCGGTGCCcgacagcagcagcagcagcagcaacagcagcagcagcagcaacaccagcaacaacaacagcagcagcagcagcagcatcAACAGCAGTCTTCCTCGGACTATCTAATGCTCGGGAACTCGCCTGCCTCGTCGCCGAGGTATCTGTCCGCGGCGGCGACGAGTAGTACGAGCACGAGTCCAAGGCCCACCTCGAGCACGGCGGCGAAATTGATGCTCTCCGGTTGCCCAAGCAACATGATGGAGCTTCAAGTGGACATCGCCGACAGCCAGCAGCCGTTGAACCTGTCGAAGAAGTCGCCGTCCCCGTCGCCCAGGCCGCTCGTAGGACCCTGCAAAGCTCTGTCCCTCGAGGCGTAG
- the LOC128877812 gene encoding nuclear hormone receptor E75-like isoform X2, with translation MTVQKFKPRGSATEEQQSSGDILSPSSEPLDEKEPGQVCYRGAPQDSENLLGRVLAEFDGTTVLCRVCGDKASGFHYGVHSCEGCKGFFRRSIQQKIQYRPCTKNQQCSILRINRNRCQYCRLKKCIAVGMSRDAVRFGRVPKREKARILAAMQQSSHSRSQEKAVAAELEDEQRLLATVVQAHLDTCDFTRDKVAPILVRARETPNYTACPPTLACPLNPNPQPLTGQQELLQDFSKRFSPAIRGVVEFAKRIPGFSLLAQDDQVTLLKAGVFEVLLVRLACMFDAQTNSMICLNGQVLKRESIHNSSNARFLMDSMFDFAERVNSLRLSDAELGLFCSVVVIAADRPGLRNTELVERMHNKLRNALQTVLAQNHPQHPDILRELLKKIPDLRTLNTLHSEKLLAFKMTEQQQQMQAQQQHQQQQQQQTQHVINAQQPQQQHWPMEEEPPASWGSASDVTLDEAVKSPLGSVSSTESTCSGEVASLTEYHHVAPPSGHHATSAPLLAATLAGGLCPHRRRANSGSTSSGDDELHRASLSKTPQPPQCPRFRKLDSPSDSGIESGTEKPDKPASSSASSAPTSVCSSPRSEDKEVEDMPVLKRVLQAPPLYDTNSLMDEAYKPHKKFRALRQKDSAEAEPAVIVQHTQSQLHLHLTSPPARSPSNQMPPQCPQTASLLSSTHSTLARSLMEGPRMTAEQMKRTDIIHNYIMRGESSPRSPAASPSPAEQCASTTTMTARSPQGTQGLLQCATSSYSTTRWPATSVITTTTGARQQQQQQQQQQQQQHQQQQQQQQQQHQQQSSSDYLMLGNSPASSPRYLSAAATSSTSTSPRPTSSTAAKLMLSGCPSNMMELQVDIADSQQPLNLSKKSPSPSPRPLVGPCKALSLEA, from the exons GGATTCTTCCGGCGGAGCATTCAGCAGAAGATACAGTATCGGCCCTGCACCAAGAACCAGCAGTGCAGCATCCTGCGAATCAACAGGAACCGCTGCCAATATTGCCGTCTCAAGAAGTGCATCGCCGTCGGCATGAGTCGCGATG CGGTGCGATTCGGCCGTGTGCCCAAGCGCGAGAAGGCCAGGATTCTGGCTGCCATGCAGCAAAGCTCCCACAGCCGTTCTCAAGAGAAGGCAGTAGCCGCCGAGCTGGAGGACGAGCAACGGCTCCTCGCTACCGTTGTGCAAGCTCACCTCGACACATGCGACTTCACCAGAGACAAAGTGGCACCGATTCTCGTCCGAGCTCGCGAGACGCCCAACTACACCGCGTGTCCGCCAACCTTG GCATGCCCGCTGAACCCTAATCCGCAACCGTTGACTGGCCAGCAAGAGCTGCTCCAAGACTTCTCGAAGAGGTTCTCGCCGGCGATTCGCGGCGTGGTGGAATTCGCGAAACGCATTCCTGGCTTCAGCCTGCTGGCTCAGGACGACCAGGTCACGTTGCTCAAGGCTGGCGTGTTCGAGGTGTTGCTCGTGCGACTGGCCTGCATGTTCGACGCCCAGACGAATAGCATGATCTGTCTGAACGGCCAGGTGCTCAAACGGGAGTCCATCCACAATAGCAGCAACGCGAGATTCCTCATGGACTCGATGTTCGATTTCGCCGAGAGGGTGAACTCGCTGAGACTGTCCGACGCCGAGCTTGGTCTCTTCTGTTCCGTGGTGGTGATCGCCGCGGACAGGCCAGGGCTTCGCAACACCGAATTAGTCGAGCGTATGCACAACAAGCTGCGAAACGCTCTTCAAACCGTATTGGCTCAAAATCATCCTCAGCATCCCGATATCTTGAGGGAGCttttgaagaagatcccagaTCTGAGAACCCTGAACACCCTCCACTCGGAGAAACTGCTGGCGTTCAAGATGACCGAGCAGCAGCAGCAGATGCAGGCCCAACAGCAGcaccagcagcagcagcaacaacagaCGCAACACGTGATCAACGCTCAGCAACCGCAGCAGCAACACTGGCCCATGGAGGAGGAACCACCCGCGTCCTGGGGTTCGGCCTCAGATGTCACCCTGGACGAGGCCGTCAAGAGTCCCTTGGGCAGCGTTTCCAGCACCGAGAGCACCTGCAGCGGCGAGGTCGCCTCCCTGACGGAGTACCACCACGTCGCTCCTCCCAGCGGACATCACGCGACCAGTGCGCCCCTTTTAGCGGCCACCTTGGCGGGAGGTCTTTGTCCTCATCGTCGACGGGCGAACTCTGGCAGCACGAGCTCGGGCGACGACGAACTCCATCGCGCGTCCCTGTCCAAGACACCTCAGCCGCCCCAGTGTCCGCGATTCCGCAAGCTGGACTCTCCCAGCGACAGCGGCATCGAGTCGGGAACGGAGAAGCCCGACAAACCCGCGAGCAGCAGCGCGAGCAGCGCGCCCACCTCCGTTTGCTCCAGTCCACGATCCGAGGACAAAGAAGTCGAGGACATGCCGGTGCTGAAGCGAGTCCTTCAAGCGCCACCGCTCTACGACACCAATTCCTTGATGGACGAGGCGTACAAGCCTCACAAGAAGTTTCGCGCTCTGCGTCAGAAGGACAGCGCGGAGGCCGAGCCAGCCGTGATCGTGCAGCACACGCAATCCCAGCTGCACCTGCATCTGACCTCGCCGCCGGCGCGAAGTCCCTCCAACCAAATGCCGCCCCAGTGCCCGCAGACGGCGAGTCTGCTCAGCAGCACGCACTCCACCTTGGCGAGGAGCCTGATGGAAGGACCGCGGATGACGGCCGAGCAGATGAAGCGCACGGACATCATCCATAACTACATCATGCGCGGGGAGAGCAGCCCCAGGTCGCCAGCCGCGTCGCCATCGCCGGCGGAGCAATGCGCTTCCACAACCACGATGACCGCGCGCTCGCCCCAAGGGACCCAGGGTCTTCTTCAGTGCGCCACCAGCAGCTACTCCACGACCAGGTGGCCGGCCACATCCGTGATCACGACGACGACCGGTGCCcgacagcagcagcagcagcagcaacagcagcagcagcagcaacaccagcaacaacaacagcagcagcagcagcagcatcAACAGCAGTCTTCCTCGGACTATCTAATGCTCGGGAACTCGCCTGCCTCGTCGCCGAGGTATCTGTCCGCGGCGGCGACGAGTAGTACGAGCACGAGTCCAAGGCCCACCTCGAGCACGGCGGCGAAATTGATGCTCTCCGGTTGCCCAAGCAACATGATGGAGCTTCAAGTGGACATCGCCGACAGCCAGCAGCCGTTGAACCTGTCGAAGAAGTCGCCGTCCCCGTCGCCCAGGCCGCTCGTAGGACCCTGCAAAGCTCTGTCCCTCGAGGCGTAG
- the LOC128877812 gene encoding ecdysone-inducible protein E75-like isoform X4 yields MVRHTWFRGKTTGSDCACGKIVFSCPVQFDTKLSAAEGDAVKNRAFSSTVMGDELPILKGILNGVVNYHNAPVRFGRVPKREKARILAAMQQSSHSRSQEKAVAAELEDEQRLLATVVQAHLDTCDFTRDKVAPILVRARETPNYTACPPTLACPLNPNPQPLTGQQELLQDFSKRFSPAIRGVVEFAKRIPGFSLLAQDDQVTLLKAGVFEVLLVRLACMFDAQTNSMICLNGQVLKRESIHNSSNARFLMDSMFDFAERVNSLRLSDAELGLFCSVVVIAADRPGLRNTELVERMHNKLRNALQTVLAQNHPQHPDILRELLKKIPDLRTLNTLHSEKLLAFKMTEQQQQMQAQQQHQQQQQQQTQHVINAQQPQQQHWPMEEEPPASWGSASDVTLDEAVKSPLGSVSSTESTCSGEVASLTEYHHVAPPSGHHATSAPLLAATLAGGLCPHRRRANSGSTSSGDDELHRASLSKTPQPPQCPRFRKLDSPSDSGIESGTEKPDKPASSSASSAPTSVCSSPRSEDKEVEDMPVLKRVLQAPPLYDTNSLMDEAYKPHKKFRALRQKDSAEAEPAVIVQHTQSQLHLHLTSPPARSPSNQMPPQCPQTASLLSSTHSTLARSLMEGPRMTAEQMKRTDIIHNYIMRGESSPRSPAASPSPAEQCASTTTMTARSPQGTQGLLQCATSSYSTTRWPATSVITTTTGARQQQQQQQQQQQQQHQQQQQQQQQQHQQQSSSDYLMLGNSPASSPRYLSAAATSSTSTSPRPTSSTAAKLMLSGCPSNMMELQVDIADSQQPLNLSKKSPSPSPRPLVGPCKALSLEA; encoded by the exons ATGGTGCGCCATACGTGGTTCCGGGGAAAGACGACCGGTAGTGATTGTGCCTGTGGGAAAATAGTTTTTTCGTGCCCTGTGCAGTTCGATACTAAGCTAAGCGCCGCAGAGGGGGACGCGGTTAAGAATCGCGCGTTTTCCTCGACCGTCATGGGAGACGAGTTACCTATACTGAAGGGAATCCTCAACGGAGTTGTCAACTACCACAATGCAC CGGTGCGATTCGGCCGTGTGCCCAAGCGCGAGAAGGCCAGGATTCTGGCTGCCATGCAGCAAAGCTCCCACAGCCGTTCTCAAGAGAAGGCAGTAGCCGCCGAGCTGGAGGACGAGCAACGGCTCCTCGCTACCGTTGTGCAAGCTCACCTCGACACATGCGACTTCACCAGAGACAAAGTGGCACCGATTCTCGTCCGAGCTCGCGAGACGCCCAACTACACCGCGTGTCCGCCAACCTTG GCATGCCCGCTGAACCCTAATCCGCAACCGTTGACTGGCCAGCAAGAGCTGCTCCAAGACTTCTCGAAGAGGTTCTCGCCGGCGATTCGCGGCGTGGTGGAATTCGCGAAACGCATTCCTGGCTTCAGCCTGCTGGCTCAGGACGACCAGGTCACGTTGCTCAAGGCTGGCGTGTTCGAGGTGTTGCTCGTGCGACTGGCCTGCATGTTCGACGCCCAGACGAATAGCATGATCTGTCTGAACGGCCAGGTGCTCAAACGGGAGTCCATCCACAATAGCAGCAACGCGAGATTCCTCATGGACTCGATGTTCGATTTCGCCGAGAGGGTGAACTCGCTGAGACTGTCCGACGCCGAGCTTGGTCTCTTCTGTTCCGTGGTGGTGATCGCCGCGGACAGGCCAGGGCTTCGCAACACCGAATTAGTCGAGCGTATGCACAACAAGCTGCGAAACGCTCTTCAAACCGTATTGGCTCAAAATCATCCTCAGCATCCCGATATCTTGAGGGAGCttttgaagaagatcccagaTCTGAGAACCCTGAACACCCTCCACTCGGAGAAACTGCTGGCGTTCAAGATGACCGAGCAGCAGCAGCAGATGCAGGCCCAACAGCAGcaccagcagcagcagcaacaacagaCGCAACACGTGATCAACGCTCAGCAACCGCAGCAGCAACACTGGCCCATGGAGGAGGAACCACCCGCGTCCTGGGGTTCGGCCTCAGATGTCACCCTGGACGAGGCCGTCAAGAGTCCCTTGGGCAGCGTTTCCAGCACCGAGAGCACCTGCAGCGGCGAGGTCGCCTCCCTGACGGAGTACCACCACGTCGCTCCTCCCAGCGGACATCACGCGACCAGTGCGCCCCTTTTAGCGGCCACCTTGGCGGGAGGTCTTTGTCCTCATCGTCGACGGGCGAACTCTGGCAGCACGAGCTCGGGCGACGACGAACTCCATCGCGCGTCCCTGTCCAAGACACCTCAGCCGCCCCAGTGTCCGCGATTCCGCAAGCTGGACTCTCCCAGCGACAGCGGCATCGAGTCGGGAACGGAGAAGCCCGACAAACCCGCGAGCAGCAGCGCGAGCAGCGCGCCCACCTCCGTTTGCTCCAGTCCACGATCCGAGGACAAAGAAGTCGAGGACATGCCGGTGCTGAAGCGAGTCCTTCAAGCGCCACCGCTCTACGACACCAATTCCTTGATGGACGAGGCGTACAAGCCTCACAAGAAGTTTCGCGCTCTGCGTCAGAAGGACAGCGCGGAGGCCGAGCCAGCCGTGATCGTGCAGCACACGCAATCCCAGCTGCACCTGCATCTGACCTCGCCGCCGGCGCGAAGTCCCTCCAACCAAATGCCGCCCCAGTGCCCGCAGACGGCGAGTCTGCTCAGCAGCACGCACTCCACCTTGGCGAGGAGCCTGATGGAAGGACCGCGGATGACGGCCGAGCAGATGAAGCGCACGGACATCATCCATAACTACATCATGCGCGGGGAGAGCAGCCCCAGGTCGCCAGCCGCGTCGCCATCGCCGGCGGAGCAATGCGCTTCCACAACCACGATGACCGCGCGCTCGCCCCAAGGGACCCAGGGTCTTCTTCAGTGCGCCACCAGCAGCTACTCCACGACCAGGTGGCCGGCCACATCCGTGATCACGACGACGACCGGTGCCcgacagcagcagcagcagcagcaacagcagcagcagcagcaacaccagcaacaacaacagcagcagcagcagcagcatcAACAGCAGTCTTCCTCGGACTATCTAATGCTCGGGAACTCGCCTGCCTCGTCGCCGAGGTATCTGTCCGCGGCGGCGACGAGTAGTACGAGCACGAGTCCAAGGCCCACCTCGAGCACGGCGGCGAAATTGATGCTCTCCGGTTGCCCAAGCAACATGATGGAGCTTCAAGTGGACATCGCCGACAGCCAGCAGCCGTTGAACCTGTCGAAGAAGTCGCCGTCCCCGTCGCCCAGGCCGCTCGTAGGACCCTGCAAAGCTCTGTCCCTCGAGGCGTAG